The Sinomicrobium kalidii region GTGATATTATACCCGCTGTTATAGTACAGTTTTCCGTTTTGCAGCAACACGGCTCCGTGTCTTCCCTTGGTGACGCATATGGACGGGGTAGCTGTTTTTCCGGCAATGTATTCCATATTTTGCTCCATGGACTTATAAGGTGATCCGATGGCTTCGGCGATCTCGTAAAGTTCATCGTCGTTGAATTTTATAAAATCCGCCTTTTCCATCAGGGGCTTAACGGTTTCAATGGTGTAATGCGGATAGCGGAGGTTGGCATCAAAGACCTTATGTATATTGTGGTTGGAGAGCAGCCGGTGCAAAGTGCTTTGAGACACTTCATCCCGGCAGGCCAGGCTTCCGTACACGATCAGGTCGGAAGCTGAGACAAGTTGTCCGGCAGTTTCGGTAAAAGGGATCTTGTCCCAGGCCGAGGGATAAGTGATCTCATAGGTGGCAGACCCGCGGTCATTCAGCGTTACGTCCACTGTTCCCGTTTGATATTGTGTGTTTTCTGCAATACCGGAAGTGTTCACCCCGTGTTCTTCGAGATAAGTTTTTATTTTTTCCCCGTCTTCGTCCTTTCCGATACAGCTTATTATACTGACATCGCATCCCAGGGATTGCATCCGCAAAGCTACGTTGAGCGGAGCACCGCCTATATTTTTGTGACCGGGGAAGCAGTCCCATAATACTTCTCCGTATGATATGACCCGGAGTTTTTCTTCTTTATTCATGCTTGTTTTTTTATTGTTTCCGGCAGCTTGCCATTACAAATTACGAAAAAGAATCAATATTCAAGTCCCAAATGAGATTCTTCGCTTCGCTCAGAATGACATTTGAGACCTGAGACTTTTATCAATACCCCGGATTTTGTTTGTACAATCCGCCTGTAAAATCAATTTCCCGTTGCGGAATGGGATAATATTCATCCCTGCCGGCGGTAAACCGGGCATTGGCCAGGAAATCCCGTTTTGTCTTTTCTTCTTCCAGGTAGGCATTCAATACTTCGGCTGCTTCCCCCCAGCGCACCAGGTCAAAGAAACGGTGCCCTTCCATGGCAAATTCCAGCCTTCTTTCGAACTTCAATGCCTCTAAGGCTTCCGCTTTGGAAGCGAAAGAAGTATACAGGCCTATATTGTAGATATCAGTGGCCCCGGCCTCCAGCGGACGGGAAGTACTTGCCGCGGCCCTTTCCCGTATCCGGTTGATGATGGGAACGGCCTCGTTATACCTGTCCAACTGTATCAGGGCTTCGGCTTTAAAGAGCAATACGTCCGCATAGCGTATAAAATCGACGTTCTTGGAAGTCCCTACAAAAGGTCCTTCCTTTATATAACAGGAACAATCCGGCGCCTGTTGCTCTTTCATGTTCCCGAAGAAGCCGTATACTCCGGGGTCCCTGGCCCAGCTGGCACTGTAGATCATGTCACCGTCTTCGTTTATGGTATTCCTGTATTTGAACGGCCTGCCGGGCACACCGATAGTATGGTCCAGGCGGGGGTCTATGTTGATAAAATCTTCGGTATTTGTCATATCCGAAGTATTGAAATCATTTAATAGCGGGAGACCGTCCCCATCCGTTTTAAAGGCGTTGACCATATTCTGGCTCGGCAGGTGAAATCCGCAGCAACCATAGAGGGAAGTCCCGTGCGGAGAATTTAAGCCGGTAACAAAACTTACCCTGCCCACTTCGGTACCGTCATTGATGGAGAACTGTGCGGCCCATACGGATTCGGGGCCGTTATCGTGACCATCGAGGAAATTGTTGGCAAAATCGGGTTCGAGGCTGCCCGATACGGCATCGGCATAGGTGATAACTTCTTCCAGCCGGGAAGTGTTGATGTTGATAACCCTGTGATTTTCATCCTGCTCGTAGGCCTGGTAGAGCCTCAGCTTGGCAAGATAGGCAGCAGCTGCACTTTTGTCTGCACGTCCGGGCTGGTCCTGTTCTTCCGGGAGGTTTTCGTAGGCGAACAGGAAATCTTCGGCAATTTTGTTCCAGAGTTCGTCGTTCTCCACATCATTGGAAATTTCCAGGAGTTCCTCATCGCTGAGTCCTTCCGTAATGTAGGGGACCTTTTTGAACAGCAGTTTGAGCATAAAATGAGAGTGCCCCCTCAAAAACCGGAGTTCGGCCATACGGGTGGTTTTTAACGGAAACTCGTCTTCAGAGAATTCCCCGATCACCGACAGGGCAAAATTGGCCCGTGAAATGGCTTTGTAGAAATTGGTCCATGTACGCGGGGCCATCCAGTCACCGTCATCGGCCTGGGTGAGATTGTATTGTTCATAATGATCTATTACGGGAACATCGCTCCTTCCGCCGCCGCCTTTATAAGCGTCGTCAGAACGTACACTGCCGTATACCCACATATGGGTAAGGGGACCTATCATCTCATCATTGGTAATGCCGGCATAGGCTGCCGTTACCAGGCTTTCGGTATTTTCTGCGGTAGCAATATCCTCCTCGGATACCTGTCCTTTGGGGTCGTATTCCAGAAATTCCTTGCCACAGGACACAAACAGTAATAATGTGCCTGCCAGGAGTAGATATGTGGTGTGAATTGCTTTCATAATATTTGATTTTCAGTTATGTATATGAACGGAGGAAACATGGCGAATACATTTTAAAAACCGATGTTAACTCCGAGTGAAAGGGTTGTCGGTACGGGAATGGCATTGACATCCGTTCTTTCCGGATCGGCGCCTATATAACCGTTCGGGGTGATCCAGAACAGGTTTTCCCCTTGTACATAAAACCGTAGATTGGTCATTCCGCCCCACTTTTCTATCAGTTCTTTTGGGAAATTGTACCCTAATTGCGCATTCCGAAGCTTGAAATACGAATTATTCCGATACAGGTAATCGGAATCCTGGGTGTCATTGTTTACGAGCGACAGGGAAGGGATGTCTGTATCGGTATTTTCGGGGGTCCAGGCATTGAGGACGCCCAGCCCGGCATTTTCCCGGCCCTGAACAAAATTGTTCCAGAAGATATATGGGTCGAGGCCAACACGCCCCGTTACACCGGAACCGAATACCGAGAAGTCAAAGTGTTTGTATTTCAGATCAATACGGATGCCGTATTCCAGGTCGGGCAGCGTGGTGCCGAGGAAATCGCGGTCGTCGGCATTGATAATACCGTCTTCGTTGAGGTCCGCAAACCTGATCCCTCCCGGGCGGGCGCCTACCTGTGTGGCATGTGCGTCCACTTCCTCCTGGCTTTGGAACAAGCCGTCCGTTTTATATCCGAAGATGGAAAACTGGGAATGCCCGATGATGGAATTATCGGCAGTTCCGGGATAGGCTGTTCTTACTTCCTCGGGGAGCTCGGTTATTTTGTCCTTAAATGCCCCGAAATTGGTAGATACGGCGAAGTACAGGCCATTCTCGTAAGTATCGGAATAGGCGAGCGACAATTCCCATCCCTTGGTACGGGTGGAAGCCCCGTTCAAAAAACGCTGTCTTCCTTCACCCAGAACGGAAGCCACCGGAGGTTGTATCAAAATCCCTTCCGTATTTCTTACAAAGTAGTCAAAAGAACCGGCGATCTTGTTTTGGAGCAGCCCGAAATCGAGTCCCACGTTTACTTCCCGGGTCTCTTCCCAGCGCAGTCCGCTGTTGGCCGCCTGGATGGAAACAAAGCCGGAGGGCAGGTTTCCGGTGTTATTGCCATTGAGGTCGTAGGCTGTTCCCACGTTGTAGTATATGTTGAAAAAGTCCGGAACATACACGTTTTGATTGGGGCCGTACCGGGCTTCGTACAATCCGAAACGGGCCACATCACCGATCGACTGGTTGCCCACTTCCCCGTAACCGGCCCGGATTTTAAGGTCGGATATCAAATTGCTTTCCTTCAGGAAATTTTCGCGGTTGATTCGCCATCCGGCAGTTACGGCAGGAAAGTACCCGTACCTGTTGTCTTCGCCGAAGCGGGACGAACCATCCCTTCGCAGGGTAAAGGAGGCCAGGTATTTATCGGCAAAGGCATAATTGACCTTTCCGAACATTGACCACAGCCTGCTTCCCGTCGAAGAACCGTCGGTGGTACGGCTTCCGGAAGCGGCACCGAGCGTAAAATAATCCTCGGTTTCTATGGCGAAGCCCTGGGCAGAGGAAACAATGGAATTCAGGTCGGTCTTTATGGCTTCGGTACCCAACAATACTCCGATCCTGTGGTCACCCAGTTCGAGGTTGTAGTTCAGCGTATTGCTAAAGGTCAGGCTGGTGTATTCGTTGGTATCATGGGTCAGCTTGTTGGTGCTCCTGGTTATAAACCCGTTCGCTACCGTGGTTTCAATGTCTTTTCTGTGAAAACGGTTGTGATCTATTCCCAGGGACATCCGGAAGGTCAGGTTCTTTAAAAGATCGATCTCGGCGAATACGTTTCCGAAGAGCGTGGTTCTTTCGGTATTATCCCACCGGTTGATATACTGCATGTATACAGGGTTGTTCCTGTCGGAGTATCCGGACCCGAGAGGTCCCGCATATTCCCCGGTACCGGTAAATACGGGAATGGTAGGTGCCAGGGTAATGGCAAGTCCGGGCGTGGGTGCGCTCCCTACATCGGGAGAGGCCAGGGTTTCATTGGAAGTGAAGAACTGGGTGTTCATACCTACCCTTACTTTGTCATTAAAGAGTTTGACATTCCCGTTGAACCTGGCTGAATAGCGTTCGTAGCCGGTATATTTCAGTATTCCGGTGTTTTTCAGATACCCGAGGTTCAGCAGCATGAACGATTTGTCCGTACCTCCGGAGATGCTGACGTCGTTGTTATACACATAACCGGTTTCATAGGTTTCCTTCTGCCAGTCCGTATCGCCTGCCGGGACATTCGTGTCCCCGCCCACATAGGGTTGTACCGTAACATTATTGAGTGCCGGGTTACTGAAATTACCGTTCCAGTCAAAATCGTATATTTCCCCGTAGGCATTGTTGGGATCGGCACCGTCGTTTACCGAGGCACGCCAGAGGGCTTCCCCTCTTTGCTGTGCGTTGAGCATGTCATAGCGTTGCTTTTTTTCGGAAAGTACCGAAATATTGGAATTGATACTTACGCTGAATTTTTCGCCGTCGCCCCTCGTGCGGTTCTTGGTACTGACCACGATAACACCGTTAGCGGCCCGTGCCCCGTATACCGAAGAGGCCGAGGCATCCTTGAGTACCTGCACGGATTCTATGGTGCTGGGATTGATCCCGGCAAATACCTCAGGGCGTATCGTGGGCACACCGTCTATGACATAAAGGGGATTGTTGTCGCCCAGGGTACTCACCCCGCGGATAAGGATACGGTTGCTGGTTCCGGTGGGATCGCCCGTTTTTTCCACGAACAGGCCGGGTACACGGCCCTGCAGAGCCTGCATGGTGTTCCCGGAGCTCATACTTTGCCCTTCCAGGGGAGCCAGGTCCACCACGGAAATGGCCCCGGTCATCTCCACTTTTCGTTCTTTGGTATAGCCTACAATGATTACTTCGTCCAACTGTTGAGAGTCCGTGTCCAGGGCAACATTTACCTGCGTTCGCCCGTTTACCGGGACCTCCTGTGCTACAAAGCCCACGTAACTGAATACCAGTACGGCATCCGGAGAGATATTGTCCAGGCTGTAGTTTCCGTCAAAATCGGTCACGGTCCCTTTGGTGGTACCCTGTACCAGGATGGAAGCCCCGGGCAGGGGAAGTCCGTCCTCCGAAGAGGTTACCGTACCGCTTACCTTAATTTCCTGTGCGAACAGGTAGCCTTGTGCCAGCAGCAAAAGGCAACATAATAATCGTTTCATAGTTTTCATTTGTTTGTTTTTGAGGGCGGAGGTCCGAAGGAGGCAGAATATCGCTTCCGACTTCCCACCGTCTTACATTCGTTTTGGTTTTCCGGTTAATTGAATTTTAGTTCGTGAATAGCTATTGCTTTCGCTGTGACACCCGAAGTGTCGGTAGTAAGGCTAAGGGTTTCAAAAGGAGCTTCGGGAAAGAATATTTCCGTCATTACAACCGTACCGTTATCGTAAAAGATTTCGATAGAGGTCTTGTCCAGTACAATGTGTATATCAAGGGCATCCGAAGTGGAAAAACGGGGAGCCACAGCAGTTTTTCCGGCAAATTTTTCTGAAAAATCCGTTTGCCCGGCTTTTGCCCTGTTTATAAAGAATTCCCTTTTGGCATTATTCAGCCCGAAGGAAAGCGTATCTCCCTTTGCATTGTACAGCCGGAACGTACAGGTGCTTTTTCCGATTCCTTTGAGGTTCAGTGCAATCTCGGTATTGTTAAGCACCGGACCGTCTTCAGTGTGATATACAAAAGGGCTGTCCAGGGCGATGTCCTGTTTTTTAATGGCTTTGGTCCGGAAGTCTTTCAATTCCCGGATGGGGCGTGAGGACAGTTGATAGGTAGTCCCGCTTTTAATGAGTTGCAGTTCCCTGGGGAGGGTCATGGCGCTCCGCCAGGTTGTGGTAGGCACCTGTTGGGCATATTCCCAGTTGGACATCCAGCCGATAAAAAGCTTT contains the following coding sequences:
- a CDS encoding carbohydrate kinase family protein, translating into MNKEEKLRVISYGEVLWDCFPGHKNIGGAPLNVALRMQSLGCDVSIISCIGKDEDGEKIKTYLEEHGVNTSGIAENTQYQTGTVDVTLNDRGSATYEITYPSAWDKIPFTETAGQLVSASDLIVYGSLACRDEVSQSTLHRLLSNHNIHKVFDANLRYPHYTIETVKPLMEKADFIKFNDDELYEIAEAIGSPYKSMEQNMEYIAGKTATPSICVTKGRHGAVLLQNGKLYYNSGYNITVKDTVGAGDSFLAALLTHLFHFKSSPQKAVNFACAMGAMVAESKGANPVIDQTAIKNLMTGKSEVKAT
- a CDS encoding RagB/SusD family nutrient uptake outer membrane protein, which gives rise to MKAIHTTYLLLAGTLLLFVSCGKEFLEYDPKGQVSEEDIATAENTESLVTAAYAGITNDEMIGPLTHMWVYGSVRSDDAYKGGGGRSDVPVIDHYEQYNLTQADDGDWMAPRTWTNFYKAISRANFALSVIGEFSEDEFPLKTTRMAELRFLRGHSHFMLKLLFKKVPYITEGLSDEELLEISNDVENDELWNKIAEDFLFAYENLPEEQDQPGRADKSAAAAYLAKLRLYQAYEQDENHRVININTSRLEEVITYADAVSGSLEPDFANNFLDGHDNGPESVWAAQFSINDGTEVGRVSFVTGLNSPHGTSLYGCCGFHLPSQNMVNAFKTDGDGLPLLNDFNTSDMTNTEDFINIDPRLDHTIGVPGRPFKYRNTINEDGDMIYSASWARDPGVYGFFGNMKEQQAPDCSCYIKEGPFVGTSKNVDFIRYADVLLFKAEALIQLDRYNEAVPIINRIRERAAASTSRPLEAGATDIYNIGLYTSFASKAEALEALKFERRLEFAMEGHRFFDLVRWGEAAEVLNAYLEEEKTKRDFLANARFTAGRDEYYPIPQREIDFTGGLYKQNPGY
- a CDS encoding SusC/RagA family TonB-linked outer membrane protein, which gives rise to MKRLLCCLLLLAQGYLFAQEIKVSGTVTSSEDGLPLPGASILVQGTTKGTVTDFDGNYSLDNISPDAVLVFSYVGFVAQEVPVNGRTQVNVALDTDSQQLDEVIIVGYTKERKVEMTGAISVVDLAPLEGQSMSSGNTMQALQGRVPGLFVEKTGDPTGTSNRILIRGVSTLGDNNPLYVIDGVPTIRPEVFAGINPSTIESVQVLKDASASSVYGARAANGVIVVSTKNRTRGDGEKFSVSINSNISVLSEKKQRYDMLNAQQRGEALWRASVNDGADPNNAYGEIYDFDWNGNFSNPALNNVTVQPYVGGDTNVPAGDTDWQKETYETGYVYNNDVSISGGTDKSFMLLNLGYLKNTGILKYTGYERYSARFNGNVKLFNDKVRVGMNTQFFTSNETLASPDVGSAPTPGLAITLAPTIPVFTGTGEYAGPLGSGYSDRNNPVYMQYINRWDNTERTTLFGNVFAEIDLLKNLTFRMSLGIDHNRFHRKDIETTVANGFITRSTNKLTHDTNEYTSLTFSNTLNYNLELGDHRIGVLLGTEAIKTDLNSIVSSAQGFAIETEDYFTLGAASGSRTTDGSSTGSRLWSMFGKVNYAFADKYLASFTLRRDGSSRFGEDNRYGYFPAVTAGWRINRENFLKESNLISDLKIRAGYGEVGNQSIGDVARFGLYEARYGPNQNVYVPDFFNIYYNVGTAYDLNGNNTGNLPSGFVSIQAANSGLRWEETREVNVGLDFGLLQNKIAGSFDYFVRNTEGILIQPPVASVLGEGRQRFLNGASTRTKGWELSLAYSDTYENGLYFAVSTNFGAFKDKITELPEEVRTAYPGTADNSIIGHSQFSIFGYKTDGLFQSQEEVDAHATQVGARPGGIRFADLNEDGIINADDRDFLGTTLPDLEYGIRIDLKYKHFDFSVFGSGVTGRVGLDPYIFWNNFVQGRENAGLGVLNAWTPENTDTDIPSLSLVNNDTQDSDYLYRNNSYFKLRNAQLGYNFPKELIEKWGGMTNLRFYVQGENLFWITPNGYIGADPERTDVNAIPVPTTLSLGVNIGF